One region of Rubripirellula tenax genomic DNA includes:
- a CDS encoding sulfite exporter TauE/SafE family protein → MTEFAFTASDLYSMLPITLILCLGIFVQSAAGFAAGVLIIPVLLWCGYTIPAAQSALLVATIPQNVWGVWSLRDQIKPRSIVWPGFGRVAVLPVGVWVLHSMESLPTQTIRQIVGGVVLFAAIATVYVKPTPRSHLHPVWAWLAFPISGFLQGVVGMGGPPMVFWVQAHDWDTKQTRGFLFAMYLVSLAPALAILYFAFGDRIVAPGLLAAASIPALWISSVFGLRFGTWLGKDRLRRLTLVLLMVLGVSGLASPWLR, encoded by the coding sequence ATGACCGAATTTGCTTTCACGGCTAGCGATTTGTATTCGATGCTGCCGATCACCTTGATTCTATGCTTGGGCATCTTCGTTCAATCAGCCGCCGGTTTCGCCGCCGGAGTGTTGATCATCCCCGTGCTGTTGTGGTGTGGTTACACGATCCCGGCGGCGCAATCTGCTTTGTTGGTGGCAACGATTCCACAAAATGTTTGGGGCGTCTGGTCATTGCGGGATCAGATCAAACCACGCAGCATCGTTTGGCCTGGTTTCGGGAGAGTCGCTGTCCTTCCCGTTGGCGTTTGGGTGTTGCATTCGATGGAATCGCTGCCGACGCAAACGATTCGTCAAATCGTTGGCGGCGTTGTGCTTTTTGCAGCGATCGCGACCGTCTACGTCAAACCGACACCCCGTTCACACTTGCATCCGGTTTGGGCGTGGCTTGCATTTCCGATTTCGGGTTTTCTGCAGGGCGTTGTCGGAATGGGCGGGCCGCCCATGGTGTTTTGGGTTCAAGCTCACGACTGGGACACGAAGCAAACCCGTGGATTCCTGTTCGCGATGTACCTGGTCAGCCTCGCGCCGGCCTTGGCGATTTTGTACTTCGCTTTCGGCGATCGAATTGTCGCGCCGGGGCTGTTGGCAGCCGCGTCGATTCCCGCGTTGTGGATCAGTTCGGTGTTCGGACTGAGATTCGGAACGTGGTTAGGAAAAGATCGATTGCGTCGGTTGACGTTGGTCTTGTTGATGGTGTTAGGCGTATCGGGATTGGCATCACCTTGGTTGCGATGA
- a CDS encoding carbon-nitrogen hydrolase: protein MGRNVRLSLVQMRDAGSVAACIASASKHIESAADDGAQVVCLQELFTGPYPCQAEDHCMFDLAESIPGPSTEALAEIAARREIVIVAPLFERRAPGLYHNTVAVIDADGTIAGKYRKMHIPDDPLFYEKFYFTPGDLGFTPIQTRYAKLGVGICWDQWYPEAARLFALAGAEILLYPTAIGWIDDEKDTFGPGQRDAWQTAMRAHAIANGLWLGAPNRVGIEGRLEFWGSSFVVSPRGEVVAQAGTGDETVITTDCQIDDIDVVRTHWPFLRDRRIDAYEGLTKRYLD from the coding sequence GTGGGACGCAATGTTCGCTTATCGCTGGTTCAAATGCGAGACGCCGGATCGGTCGCTGCGTGCATTGCATCGGCATCGAAGCACATCGAGAGCGCAGCCGATGATGGAGCCCAAGTCGTTTGCCTGCAGGAACTGTTCACCGGGCCGTATCCGTGCCAAGCCGAAGATCACTGCATGTTCGATCTGGCCGAATCGATTCCCGGCCCGTCTACCGAGGCACTGGCCGAGATCGCCGCACGCCGCGAAATCGTGATCGTCGCACCGCTGTTTGAACGCCGGGCGCCGGGGCTGTATCACAACACCGTCGCGGTCATCGACGCCGACGGGACGATCGCGGGTAAATACCGAAAGATGCACATTCCCGACGATCCCCTGTTTTACGAGAAGTTCTATTTCACGCCCGGCGACCTCGGATTCACGCCGATCCAAACACGTTACGCGAAACTGGGGGTCGGCATTTGTTGGGACCAGTGGTATCCGGAAGCGGCAAGGTTGTTCGCGCTCGCCGGCGCCGAGATCCTGCTTTATCCGACCGCGATCGGTTGGATCGATGATGAAAAGGACACCTTCGGGCCCGGGCAACGCGACGCTTGGCAAACGGCGATGCGAGCCCATGCGATCGCAAACGGGTTGTGGCTGGGGGCGCCCAACCGAGTCGGCATCGAGGGCCGGTTGGAGTTCTGGGGGTCATCGTTCGTTGTTTCACCCCGTGGTGAAGTGGTCGCCCAGGCCGGAACCGGCGACGAAACGGTGATCACCACCGATTGTCAAATCGACGACATTGACGTGGTCCGAACGCATTGGCCGTTCCTGCGAGACCGCCGAATCGATGCCTACGAAGGTCTGACGAAGCGGTATCTGGACTAG
- a CDS encoding ABC transporter ATP-binding protein, translating into MPHVELRDIHSTLGGISILRGMDFRIPDVASTVAGDPYIVLLGPSGCGKSTTLRTIAGLQSPDQGQVLIGGEDVTTRPSRRRDVAMVFQGDSLYPHLTIRQSLAVSAARTTDRSKRESQIGRAILMTGISAIADRHPDRLSGGELRRAAIAKVIASGASVRLLDEPLSALDASVRHGLAADLRRFHDTDAATTIHVTHDGDEAMRMADLIAVMAGGRIVQFDTPSQIYDAPNSVTVAQSIGTPPMNFLNASIANGEVCFEDDRIRLRRCESVDHIVGISSASSVKNIIVGVRPASVHLGELGSTSLVLSIVRSSLSICRMNHSLLITVPIEGQAFAALLPRTTLFETTSLEKDTVSIAAGFDDLHFFDRATGIRINDRSDR; encoded by the coding sequence ATGCCGCACGTCGAATTGCGAGATATCCATTCGACGTTGGGCGGTATTTCCATCTTACGCGGGATGGATTTCCGGATTCCGGACGTCGCATCCACCGTGGCGGGCGATCCCTACATCGTCCTGCTCGGCCCCAGCGGTTGCGGAAAATCGACGACGCTTCGGACCATCGCCGGACTGCAGTCGCCCGATCAAGGTCAAGTGCTGATCGGCGGCGAAGACGTGACGACGCGTCCATCCCGACGTCGGGATGTTGCGATGGTCTTTCAAGGGGACTCGCTTTATCCACATCTGACCATCCGGCAATCGCTGGCTGTCTCAGCAGCGCGGACGACGGATCGATCGAAACGAGAATCGCAAATCGGGCGAGCAATCTTGATGACGGGGATCAGTGCCATCGCGGACCGCCATCCCGACCGGTTGAGCGGCGGCGAACTGCGACGCGCGGCGATCGCGAAGGTCATCGCCTCGGGGGCTTCGGTTCGATTGCTAGACGAACCGCTTTCGGCACTCGATGCATCGGTCCGGCATGGGTTGGCGGCAGATCTGCGAAGGTTTCACGATACCGACGCTGCGACCACCATCCACGTGACCCACGACGGCGACGAAGCGATGCGAATGGCTGACCTGATTGCCGTGATGGCCGGCGGTCGCATCGTTCAGTTCGACACACCCTCGCAGATCTACGATGCGCCGAATTCGGTGACTGTCGCACAGTCGATCGGAACGCCGCCCATGAATTTTCTGAACGCTTCGATTGCGAATGGCGAAGTTTGTTTCGAGGACGACAGGATTCGCCTTCGACGGTGCGAATCAGTAGATCACATCGTCGGGATTTCATCCGCCAGTTCCGTGAAGAACATCATTGTTGGCGTTCGTCCCGCATCGGTTCATCTGGGCGAACTGGGTTCAACGTCACTGGTCCTCTCTATCGTTCGATCGTCGCTTTCAATCTGTCGCATGAATCACTCGCTGTTGATCACTGTACCAATCGAAGGGCAGGCGTTCGCGGCGCTGCTGCCGCGAACGACGTTGTTTGAAACAACGTCGCTTGAAAAAGACACCGTTTCCATCGCGGCCGGTTTCGACGATTTACATTTCTTTGATCGGGCGACGGGGATTCGCATCAACGACCGGTCGGATCGATGA
- a CDS encoding LysR family transcriptional regulator, with the protein MHLRTLELFCTIAEQRSFSKAAEAHDLTQSAASQAIGHLEESLGVRLIDRSKRPLILTPEGKTYLRGLRGVLRSYQRLEKEVRSISCTLRGQITIGTIVSVGLSYMPAATDEFARLHPEVDVKAEFGSVERVIEMTAEGEVDFGLVSFPRSTKQIHCIPWQQEPMRIVCSAEHPLAASHEVTLAQLRGADMIGFDRALTLRQEIDRCLARAGVAVNVRMEFDNVDSMIRAIQANRGMGIIPEAAVRRETATGALRVVACKEWRMKRPLGMIFRRSGRLSRAASEFGSLLLGRDIESEIRSKSASRKSGVDGGSIETGSGTSVVA; encoded by the coding sequence TTGCACCTGCGGACTCTGGAACTCTTTTGTACGATCGCCGAGCAGCGTAGCTTTTCGAAAGCTGCGGAGGCTCACGATTTGACGCAGAGTGCGGCCAGCCAAGCGATCGGTCATCTGGAAGAATCGTTGGGCGTTCGGTTAATCGATCGCTCGAAACGGCCGCTGATTCTGACGCCCGAAGGCAAGACGTACCTGCGTGGATTACGAGGCGTTTTGCGATCGTATCAAAGGCTTGAAAAAGAGGTTCGCAGCATCAGTTGCACGCTGCGTGGCCAGATCACCATCGGGACCATCGTTTCGGTCGGGCTCAGCTACATGCCAGCGGCGACCGACGAGTTCGCTCGTTTGCATCCGGAAGTCGACGTGAAAGCGGAATTCGGTTCCGTCGAACGTGTTATCGAAATGACGGCCGAAGGCGAGGTCGACTTCGGACTGGTCAGCTTTCCGCGAAGCACCAAACAAATTCATTGCATTCCCTGGCAACAGGAACCCATGCGTATCGTCTGCTCGGCCGAGCATCCGTTGGCCGCCAGCCACGAAGTCACGCTGGCGCAATTGCGTGGCGCCGACATGATCGGATTCGATCGTGCATTGACGTTACGACAAGAAATCGATCGATGCCTGGCTCGCGCCGGCGTCGCGGTCAACGTTCGGATGGAGTTCGACAATGTCGACTCCATGATTCGGGCCATCCAGGCCAATCGCGGAATGGGCATCATCCCCGAGGCAGCGGTTCGCCGCGAAACAGCCACCGGCGCGTTGCGAGTGGTGGCATGTAAGGAGTGGCGCATGAAGCGTCCACTCGGAATGATCTTTCGACGTTCGGGACGTCTCAGCCGCGCAGCCAGCGAGTTTGGCTCGCTTCTGCTGGGGCGTGACATCGAGTCGGAAATACGGAGTAAATCCGCCAGCAGGAAATCTGGCGTGGACGGCGGTTCGATCGAAACCGGGAGCGGTACTTCGGTCGTGGCTTGA
- the gltB gene encoding glutamate synthase large subunit has translation MVKTPLFHLPPAQGLYDPEFEKDACGVGFIAHIKGVPSHQNVIDADTILQNMDHRGACGCETNTGDGSGIMCGLPHKFLRKVAKRDLGVELPEPGQFAAGLVFLPQDEAERAECKSTIESLIAEAGQKLIGWRDVPQMTDIADIGPTARASEPYIEQLFVEASDGLKDDAFDRKLYMIHKQASHRLRGADSSLKQALMFYICSLSSKVIIYKGMLTPAQVLPYFPDLRDTDFETHLAMVHSRFSTNTFPSWDRAQPLRFMSHNGEINTLRGNKNWMRAREGSAESELFGDNLKKLFPVIEPNGSDSGTFDNVLEFMLMNGRTLQEAIMMMVPEAWQKHETMPEEKRAFYEYFSCMMEPWDGPASIVFTDGHYIGATLDRNGLRPSRYYITHDDRVIMASEVGVLPVDPAIVKSKGRLQPGKMFLVDFAEGRLIPDEELKSEFARKMPYGDWLKEQRIRLADLNPQNEPHGFDSETLLPRMQAFGYTAETLNFMLRPLVSELRDPVGSMGNDSALACLSDKPRMIYDYFKQLFAQVTNPSIDSIREDVIMSLECYIGPEQNLLTATPAHCHRLLVDHPILTNEEIAALKHIDYEGWHSRVIDITFDRAEGKAGLKNTLDRIAAEAEAAADEGIQLVILSDRAISHDRVPVSVLLATGAVHHHLVAKAKRTRIGLLVESGEAREVHHHCLLVGYGADGINPYLAFEALWQARLDGLMDPKLDDDKVVAAYRKGVAKGMLKVMAKMGISTLQSYKGAQIFEALGLRDEVIDKCFVGTASRIQGVSFDILAEETMRRHKLGFPLKSSDRLPALPNLGEFHWRAEGEKHAWSPASISDLQVAARNNDESAYWRFAHTINEDNRNRCTLRGLFDFHIDEEKSIPLDEVQPAKEIVKRFCTGAMSLGSISAESHETIAVAMNRLGGKSNTGEGGEDPIRFKPLENGDSKRSAIKQVASGRFGVTIEYLSNADEIQIKISQGAKPGEGGELPGKKVDQTIARIRYSTPGVGLISPPPHHDIYSIEDLAQLIHDLKNANRAARISVKLVSEVGVGVIASGVAKAHADHILIAGDTGGTGASPLTSIKHAGLPWELGIAETHQVLVLNNLRSRVVLQTDGGLKTGRDVAIAALLGAEEFGFSTAPLITLGCIMMRKCHLNTCPVGIATQDPELRKMFTGKPEHVVNYLFMVAEDARRWMAKMGFRSIDEMVGRSDMLKTDEAIKHWKSDGLDLTKILMPAKKPHEDVGVICSMPQDHGLEKSLDMTVLLEAAKPAIDSGKSVVIQSPVVNINRTVGTILSNEVAKKYGQAGLPDDTIRIELTGSAGQSLGAFLAHGITIELEGDANDYVGKGLSGGRVIVFPPREASFTAEDNILVGNVCLYGATGGEAYLRGRAAERFCVRNSGAITVVEGVGDHGCEYMTGGRVICLGKTGRNFAAGMSGGIAYVLDADDTFTVNCNLATVELEKIETAEEEAEIKAIIQKHKDFTGSDMAAWALDNWAEFLAKCVKVMPTDYKRVLQNLQVEEALV, from the coding sequence ATCGTGAAGACACCCCTTTTTCACCTGCCACCGGCTCAAGGTCTGTATGACCCCGAGTTTGAAAAAGACGCTTGCGGTGTCGGTTTCATCGCCCACATCAAGGGCGTTCCCAGTCACCAGAATGTGATCGATGCGGACACGATCCTGCAGAACATGGATCACCGCGGTGCTTGTGGATGTGAAACGAACACGGGCGACGGCAGCGGAATCATGTGCGGGCTGCCACACAAGTTTCTACGCAAAGTCGCCAAACGCGACCTTGGCGTTGAATTGCCCGAACCGGGCCAATTCGCGGCCGGTTTGGTTTTCTTGCCGCAAGACGAGGCTGAACGAGCTGAATGCAAGTCGACCATTGAGTCGCTGATTGCCGAAGCCGGCCAGAAGCTGATCGGTTGGCGTGACGTGCCACAGATGACGGACATTGCCGACATTGGCCCAACCGCTCGTGCCAGTGAACCGTACATCGAACAATTGTTCGTCGAAGCCTCCGATGGGCTGAAGGATGATGCGTTCGATCGCAAGCTCTACATGATTCACAAACAAGCCAGCCATCGGCTTCGCGGCGCCGACAGCAGCTTGAAGCAAGCTTTGATGTTCTACATCTGTTCGCTCAGTTCGAAGGTCATCATTTACAAAGGCATGCTGACGCCGGCGCAAGTTTTGCCCTATTTCCCCGACTTGCGTGATACCGATTTCGAAACGCACTTGGCGATGGTTCACAGTCGATTTTCGACGAACACGTTCCCAAGCTGGGACCGGGCACAACCGCTTCGGTTCATGAGCCACAACGGCGAAATCAACACGCTGCGCGGCAACAAGAACTGGATGCGTGCTCGTGAAGGTTCGGCCGAAAGCGAACTGTTCGGCGACAACCTGAAGAAACTGTTTCCTGTGATCGAGCCCAATGGGTCCGATTCGGGAACGTTTGACAACGTCCTCGAGTTCATGCTGATGAACGGGCGAACGCTGCAAGAGGCGATCATGATGATGGTCCCCGAGGCCTGGCAAAAACACGAAACGATGCCCGAAGAAAAGCGGGCGTTCTACGAGTACTTCAGTTGCATGATGGAGCCCTGGGACGGGCCGGCTTCGATCGTGTTCACCGACGGCCATTACATCGGCGCGACGCTGGACCGCAACGGACTTCGTCCAAGTCGTTACTACATCACCCACGACGACCGCGTCATCATGGCCAGCGAAGTCGGCGTATTGCCGGTGGATCCGGCGATCGTCAAATCGAAGGGGCGTTTGCAACCGGGAAAGATGTTCTTGGTCGACTTTGCCGAAGGCCGTTTGATCCCCGACGAAGAACTGAAGAGCGAATTCGCTCGCAAGATGCCTTATGGCGACTGGCTGAAAGAGCAACGCATTCGCCTGGCCGACTTGAATCCGCAAAACGAGCCTCACGGTTTCGACAGCGAGACATTGTTGCCTCGCATGCAAGCGTTCGGTTACACCGCCGAAACGCTGAACTTCATGCTGCGTCCCTTGGTTTCGGAACTGCGTGACCCGGTCGGATCGATGGGCAACGATAGCGCGTTGGCGTGCTTGTCGGACAAGCCGCGAATGATTTACGACTACTTCAAGCAACTGTTCGCACAAGTGACCAACCCGTCGATCGATTCGATCCGCGAAGACGTCATCATGTCGTTGGAGTGCTACATCGGTCCGGAACAGAACCTGTTGACGGCGACGCCGGCGCACTGCCATCGCTTGCTTGTCGATCACCCAATTTTGACCAACGAAGAAATTGCGGCGCTGAAGCACATCGATTACGAAGGCTGGCACAGTCGCGTGATCGACATCACCTTCGATCGTGCCGAAGGCAAAGCCGGGCTCAAGAATACGCTCGACCGAATCGCGGCCGAAGCCGAAGCGGCAGCGGACGAAGGCATCCAGTTGGTCATTTTGAGCGACCGCGCCATCTCGCATGATCGCGTTCCCGTCAGCGTGCTGTTGGCGACCGGTGCCGTTCACCACCACTTGGTTGCCAAAGCCAAGCGGACCCGCATCGGCTTGCTCGTCGAATCGGGCGAAGCTCGCGAAGTCCATCATCACTGCTTGCTCGTTGGTTACGGCGCCGACGGGATCAACCCCTACTTGGCATTCGAAGCTTTGTGGCAAGCACGATTGGATGGATTGATGGATCCGAAACTTGACGACGACAAGGTCGTGGCAGCGTATCGCAAGGGCGTCGCCAAGGGCATGTTGAAGGTCATGGCCAAGATGGGCATCAGCACGCTACAGAGTTACAAAGGCGCTCAGATTTTTGAAGCGTTGGGGCTGCGAGACGAAGTCATCGACAAGTGCTTCGTCGGCACGGCCAGCCGCATTCAAGGTGTCTCATTCGACATCCTTGCCGAAGAAACCATGCGACGTCACAAGCTGGGGTTCCCGCTGAAGTCGTCCGACCGTTTGCCCGCACTGCCCAACTTGGGCGAGTTCCATTGGCGGGCCGAAGGTGAAAAGCATGCTTGGTCACCGGCGTCGATTTCTGATTTGCAAGTCGCGGCTCGCAACAACGACGAAAGTGCGTACTGGCGATTCGCTCATACAATCAACGAAGACAACCGCAACCGTTGCACGTTACGGGGACTGTTCGATTTCCACATCGACGAAGAAAAGTCGATTCCGCTGGACGAAGTTCAACCGGCCAAAGAGATCGTCAAACGATTCTGTACCGGTGCGATGTCGCTGGGCAGCATCAGCGCGGAATCACACGAGACGATTGCAGTTGCAATGAATCGTTTAGGCGGCAAGAGCAACACCGGCGAAGGTGGCGAGGATCCGATCCGATTCAAACCACTTGAAAACGGTGACTCAAAGCGGTCGGCAATCAAGCAGGTCGCGTCGGGCCGTTTCGGCGTGACGATCGAGTACTTGTCCAATGCCGACGAAATTCAGATCAAAATTTCGCAGGGTGCGAAACCCGGCGAGGGCGGTGAATTGCCGGGCAAGAAGGTCGATCAAACGATCGCCCGGATCCGCTACAGCACGCCGGGTGTCGGTCTGATCAGCCCTCCGCCGCACCACGACATCTATTCGATCGAAGACTTGGCTCAGTTGATTCACGACTTGAAGAACGCCAACCGCGCTGCGCGGATCAGCGTCAAGTTGGTCAGCGAAGTTGGCGTCGGCGTCATCGCATCGGGTGTCGCCAAGGCACATGCCGATCACATCCTGATCGCCGGTGACACCGGTGGCACGGGTGCTTCGCCGCTGACCAGCATCAAACACGCGGGACTTCCTTGGGAACTTGGCATTGCCGAAACGCATCAGGTTTTGGTTCTGAATAATTTGCGTTCACGAGTCGTGTTGCAGACCGACGGCGGATTGAAGACCGGCCGAGACGTGGCAATTGCCGCGTTGTTGGGCGCCGAAGAATTCGGGTTCTCGACCGCGCCTCTGATCACGCTCGGTTGCATCATGATGCGTAAGTGTCACTTGAACACTTGCCCGGTCGGAATCGCGACCCAGGACCCCGAACTTCGCAAAATGTTTACGGGCAAACCCGAGCATGTCGTGAATTATCTGTTCATGGTCGCCGAAGACGCGCGACGTTGGATGGCAAAAATGGGTTTCCGATCGATCGACGAAATGGTCGGACGAAGCGACATGCTCAAGACGGACGAAGCGATCAAGCACTGGAAGTCGGACGGACTCGATTTGACAAAAATCTTGATGCCGGCCAAGAAGCCGCACGAAGACGTCGGCGTGATCTGCTCGATGCCGCAAGACCACGGACTCGAAAAATCACTCGACATGACGGTATTATTGGAGGCCGCTAAGCCGGCGATCGATTCTGGAAAATCCGTGGTGATCCAGTCACCGGTTGTGAACATCAACCGAACGGTCGGTACGATTTTGAGTAACGAAGTTGCCAAGAAATACGGCCAAGCCGGATTGCCGGATGACACGATTCGCATTGAGTTGACCGGATCGGCCGGACAGAGTTTGGGCGCATTTTTGGCGCACGGGATCACGATCGAATTGGAAGGTGACGCCAACGATTACGTCGGCAAGGGACTCAGTGGCGGTCGCGTGATCGTGTTCCCGCCTCGCGAAGCCAGCTTCACGGCCGAAGATAACATTTTGGTCGGCAATGTTTGCTTGTACGGTGCGACGGGCGGCGAGGCGTATCTACGCGGACGTGCGGCGGAGCGATTCTGTGTTCGTAACAGCGGTGCGATCACGGTTGTCGAAGGTGTGGGCGATCACGGTTGCGAGTACATGACCGGCGGACGCGTCATTTGCCTGGGCAAAACCGGACGCAACTTTGCCGCGGGCATGTCCGGCGGCATTGCTTACGTGCTCGATGCCGATGACACATTCACTGTGAACTGCAACCTCGCCACCGTCGAATTGGAAAAGATCGAAACGGCTGAAGAAGAAGCCGAAATCAAAGCGATCATCCAAAAGCACAAAGACTTTACCGGCAGCGACATGGCAGCGTGGGCGCTCGACAACTGGGCCGAGTTCCTGGCAAAGTGCGTCAAAGTCATGCCGACCGACTACAAACGCGTTCTGCAAAATTTGCAGGTCGAGGAAGCATTGGTTTAG
- the bioD gene encoding dethiobiotin synthase yields the protein MTSPHPKPPTLFFAGTDTDVGKTFVACMFARLLRDRGHRVGIYKPVASGCRDENAIRIADDAVALWNAAGRPGSIQRVCPQMFLAPLAPPAAAAQEGRQVDAERLFTEASHWDDVCDALIIEGAGGLFSPLADGVLNIDLARKFADAHLIIVAANRLGVIHQTLATIEAARNRGRMPVGIVLCDPKGTAEPSTDTNASQIAAYTDVPIIGNVPYLTSTDALSDVEAFVSTKFIDELFMQ from the coding sequence ATGACGTCGCCCCATCCTAAGCCGCCGACGCTGTTCTTTGCAGGCACCGACACGGATGTCGGCAAGACGTTTGTGGCGTGCATGTTCGCGAGACTTTTGCGAGATCGCGGCCATCGCGTGGGCATCTACAAGCCGGTTGCCAGCGGTTGTCGCGATGAAAATGCCATTCGCATCGCCGATGACGCCGTCGCGCTATGGAATGCGGCGGGTCGACCTGGATCGATCCAGCGAGTTTGTCCGCAGATGTTCTTGGCGCCCCTGGCACCACCGGCCGCCGCGGCACAGGAGGGACGACAAGTCGACGCCGAACGCTTATTTACCGAAGCCAGTCATTGGGACGACGTTTGCGACGCGTTGATCATCGAAGGTGCCGGCGGGCTGTTCAGCCCCTTGGCCGACGGCGTATTGAACATCGACCTAGCCCGGAAGTTTGCCGATGCGCACTTGATCATTGTTGCCGCAAACCGCTTGGGTGTGATTCACCAAACTCTGGCAACGATTGAAGCGGCTCGCAATCGCGGGCGAATGCCCGTTGGCATTGTACTTTGCGATCCCAAAGGGACCGCCGAACCGTCGACGGATACCAATGCATCGCAGATCGCCGCCTATACCGATGTGCCGATCATCGGCAACGTGCCTTACTTGACTTCGACGGATGCTTTGTCGGACGTCGAGGCTTTTGTTTCGACAAAGTTCATCGACGAACTGTTCATGCAGTAA
- the msrB gene encoding peptide-methionine (R)-S-oxide reductase MsrB — translation MMSRSLGLFAAFSLVVFAACLSMRVVADERSTETQSEFSIPSNESESDGEAESYTPKSETELRRSLTRIQFDVTQNEATEPAFRNKYWNNKDKGIYECIVCGLDLFKSDTKFKSGTGWPSFYAPLNEKSVGYKTDNFLFYKRTEVHCARCGAHLGHVFDDGPKPTGKRYCMNSSSMNFVETKASTSDKASVEVK, via the coding sequence ATGATGTCTCGTAGCCTTGGGTTGTTCGCCGCTTTCTCGTTGGTCGTTTTCGCCGCCTGTCTTTCAATGCGAGTGGTCGCAGATGAACGGTCGACGGAAACGCAGTCCGAATTTTCGATTCCTTCGAACGAGTCGGAAAGTGACGGCGAGGCGGAATCATATACGCCGAAATCAGAAACGGAGCTTCGGCGTTCCCTAACCAGGATCCAGTTCGACGTGACCCAAAACGAAGCCACCGAGCCCGCGTTCCGAAACAAATACTGGAACAACAAAGACAAAGGGATTTACGAGTGCATTGTCTGTGGACTCGATCTTTTTAAAAGTGACACAAAGTTCAAGTCGGGAACCGGTTGGCCTAGCTTCTATGCACCGCTAAACGAGAAAAGTGTTGGGTATAAAACGGACAACTTCCTGTTTTACAAACGAACAGAAGTCCACTGTGCCCGGTGCGGCGCACACCTGGGGCACGTGTTTGATGATGGACCAAAGCCGACCGGCAAACGTTACTGCATGAACAGTTCGTCGATGAACTTTGTCGAAACAAAAGCCTCGACGTCCGACAAAGCATCCGTCGAAGTCAAGTAA